From the genome of Ananas comosus cultivar F153 linkage group 16, ASM154086v1, whole genome shotgun sequence, one region includes:
- the LOC109722614 gene encoding uncharacterized protein LOC109722614 — MGDRAYNSSSKPMLNPPPRALNGGGGGGGGGGGTANGGAGVPVKPQQYGGGAPPAYRPRPLPPPRRRRKRRSCCCAFCLWLTLILIGLVFVVAIAAGVFYVLYHPQRPTFSVTSLHLAKLNVSSSSDLLTSALDFTLVARNPNRKIVFVYGDIAVSAAADGIPIGTASIPGFVHAAGNTTWIAATLASSGNNLDPTAAADLRSKKRFPMEIEVDTRAGVEIGRFKSKRIGIRVSCSGFDAAVASAKATPSTSIAKCKPQIKIWI, encoded by the coding sequence atgggggATAGGGCTTACAATTCCTCTTCGAAGCCGATGCTAAACCCTCCCCCTCGAGCCCtcaacggcggcggcggcggcgggggcgggggcgggggcacCGCGAACGGAGGCGCCGGAGTTCCGGTGAAGCCGCAGCAGTACGGCGGCGGCGCTCCTCCGGCGTACCGGCCACGACCTCTGCCGCCGCCGCGGAGGCGGCGGAAGCGCCGGAGCTGCTGCTGCGCGTTCTGCCTCTGGCTCACCCTCATCCTCATCGGGCTCGTCTTCGTCGTCGCGATCGCCGCGGGGGTCTTCTACGTGCTCTACCACCCCCAGCGCCCCACCTTCTCTGTCACCTCCCTCCACCTCGCCAAACTCaacgtctcctcctcctccgatctCCTCACCTCCGCCCTCGACTTCACCCTCGTCGCCCGCAACCCCAACCGCAAGATCGTCTTCGTCTACGGCGACATCgccgtctccgccgccgcggacgGGATCCCGATCGGGACCGCGTCGATCCCCGGGTTCGTCCACGCGGCCGGGAACACGACGTGGATCGCGGCCACGCTCGCGAGCTCCGGGAATAACCTGGATCCCACGGCGGCCGCGGATCTGAGGAGCAAGAAGCGCTTCCCCATGGAGATCGAGGTGGACACCAGGGCCGGGGTGGAGATCGGGAGGTTCAAGTCGAAGCGGATCGGGATTAGGGTTTCGTGCAGCGGATTCGACGCCGCGGTTGCGAGCGCCAAGGCTACGCCCTCGACCTCGATCGCCAAGTGTAAGCCCCAGATCAAGATCTGGATTTGA